The Methanobacterium lacus genome includes a region encoding these proteins:
- a CDS encoding YecA family protein has protein sequence MVNKERVKIGRNDPCHCGSGIKYKRCCLNKDKNLNRSTSNQKNLEENDELNKNKIKDIPSFQKMEDSIKGMEFLKSVTEIGLLDGLIPMGLDVDALKETLSEVDGFVEEYHDITSVPDKFNEAFLKCGWVFYMSMNHEVVTNSIKLYEQRKFNQAENILINYYDENIELFIQWLGWIDEFKPRLELIEKVYEDYANERYHACIPVLLAVIDGIVFDNKETGNKGFFGEENKLTAEDSIAAHITGLPELQKILSSPRTKTTTDELTIPYRNGILHGRDLNYANKSVAIKLWATLFALKDGLVEIKKSKEPKEEEKDLTFSELTASIRKNDMRETLLKKWKPRNLEINKDFPEFSLSSDYLEGSPERTLVEFFELWMKRNFGYMAQKMDHRTLKEYSIGIIAGKFSREIFNKKNLKSFKILEIIDEAPAISEIKTELVIEKKERQLKKEITFRIIYEDEKGQPEIRTMNNGSWKFISCFGEIDNI, from the coding sequence ATGGTTAATAAAGAAAGAGTTAAAATTGGTCGAAATGATCCTTGTCATTGTGGTAGTGGTATAAAGTACAAAAGATGTTGTTTAAACAAAGATAAAAACTTAAATCGAAGTACTTCAAATCAAAAAAATTTAGAAGAAAATGATGAATTAAACAAGAACAAAATTAAGGATATACCTTCTTTTCAAAAAATGGAAGATTCCATCAAAGGTATGGAATTTTTGAAAAGTGTTACAGAAATTGGTTTATTAGATGGTCTTATACCAATGGGTTTGGATGTTGACGCTTTAAAGGAAACATTATCCGAAGTTGATGGATTTGTCGAAGAATATCATGACATCACAAGTGTACCTGATAAATTTAATGAAGCTTTTTTAAAATGTGGCTGGGTATTTTATATGTCGATGAATCATGAAGTAGTAACTAACTCCATTAAATTATATGAACAAAGAAAATTTAATCAAGCAGAAAATATTTTAATAAACTATTATGATGAAAATATTGAACTTTTTATACAATGGTTAGGATGGATAGATGAATTTAAACCAAGATTAGAATTGATAGAAAAAGTTTATGAAGATTACGCTAATGAAAGATATCACGCTTGCATTCCGGTTCTATTAGCTGTTATTGATGGAATAGTATTTGATAATAAAGAAACTGGAAATAAAGGATTTTTTGGAGAAGAAAATAAATTAACTGCTGAAGATTCTATTGCAGCACATATTACAGGACTTCCAGAATTACAAAAAATATTGTCTTCACCACGTACAAAAACAACTACAGATGAATTGACAATTCCTTATCGTAATGGAATACTCCATGGACGTGATTTAAATTATGCCAATAAATCCGTTGCAATTAAACTTTGGGCTACATTATTTGCTTTAAAAGACGGTTTAGTAGAAATAAAGAAATCCAAAGAGCCTAAAGAGGAAGAAAAAGATTTAACTTTCAGTGAATTAACGGCTTCAATTAGGAAAAATGATATGAGGGAAACTCTACTGAAAAAGTGGAAACCACGTAATTTAGAAATTAATAAAGATTTTCCAGAATTTAGCTTATCTTCAGATTATCTTGAAGGAAGTCCTGAAAGAACTTTAGTTGAATTTTTTGAACTCTGGATGAAAAGAAATTTTGGATATATGGCTCAAAAAATGGATCATAGAACATTGAAAGAATATAGTATCGGTATTATTGCTGGAAAATTTAGCAGAGAAATATTCAATAAGAAAAATCTTAAATCATTCAAAATTTTAGAAATAATTGATGAAGCTCCTGCAATATCAGAAATAAAAACAGAATTAGTAATTGAGAAAAAAGAAAGACAGCTAAAAAAAGAAATTACTTTTAGAATAATTTATGAAGACGAAAAGGGCCAACCAGAAATTAGGACCATGAATAATGGTTCTTGGAAGTTTATCAGTTGTTTCGGAGAAATAGATAATATATAA
- a CDS encoding toll/interleukin-1 receptor domain-containing protein, translated as MNKHVFISYSHEDKYFANRIAEDLMKNGIEVWFDKWEIQVGDSLIEKIFSEGLSNSDYFLILLSKDSINSKWVKEELNNAIIRRMEGVTKLIPLLTESIEIPQPLKALKWLDMYSNYDKGLRSLINTIYNISEKPPVGKIPEHIVSLRNSVGGLSRQASTIGSLLIFKQEEEPGFERSYSASELHSLIEFMNNEEFNDAIDELEEYGLVKTLKVFGMHPYDFGQVNGTYALYLHFKNELKYDPENDIKSVAAVVSEKKEIDGNKLHSMLNIPPVRLNYAVAYLEDYGYVKVLKFLGTHPYDFGIVTATRHTRQFVDEHCK; from the coding sequence ATGAATAAACACGTTTTTATTAGCTATTCACATGAAGATAAATATTTTGCTAATAGAATTGCAGAAGACTTAATGAAAAACGGAATAGAGGTTTGGTTTGATAAGTGGGAAATTCAAGTTGGAGACTCATTGATTGAAAAGATATTTTCAGAAGGATTGTCTAATAGTGATTATTTTTTAATTTTACTTTCTAAAGATAGTATTAACTCCAAATGGGTTAAAGAAGAACTAAATAATGCAATTATTCGAAGAATGGAGGGAGTTACTAAATTAATTCCACTATTAACAGAATCTATAGAAATTCCACAACCTTTAAAAGCTCTTAAATGGTTAGACATGTATTCTAATTATGATAAAGGCCTTCGTTCTCTCATCAATACCATTTATAATATTTCAGAAAAACCTCCAGTTGGTAAAATTCCAGAACATATTGTTTCTTTAAGGAATAGTGTGGGAGGTTTATCCAGGCAAGCTTCTACAATTGGTAGTTTATTAATATTTAAACAAGAAGAGGAACCTGGATTCGAAAGAAGCTATTCTGCTAGTGAACTTCATTCATTAATTGAATTTATGAATAATGAAGAATTTAATGATGCTATTGATGAATTAGAAGAATATGGTTTAGTTAAGACTCTTAAAGTTTTCGGAATGCATCCATATGACTTTGGACAAGTGAACGGGACATATGCTCTTTATTTGCATTTTAAAAATGAATTGAAATATGATCCTGAAAATGATATTAAATCCGTTGCAGCTGTTGTTAGTGAGAAAAAAGAAATTGATGGAAATAAGCTTCATTCTATGTTAAATATACCTCCTGTAAGATTAAATTATGCAGTAGCTTATCTTGAAGATTATGGTTACGTTAAAGTACTCAAATTTTTAGGAACGCATCCTTACGATTTTGGTATAGTCACTGCAACTAGACATACACGCCAATTTGTAGATGAACACTGTAAATAA
- a CDS encoding RNA-binding domain-containing protein, with amino-acid sequence MINLSKMIENGESEKIEFKNSLSLHNPIYTAISAFSNKNGGSILVGINDNKEVVGVSLGKNTLENLANEIQRNTDPHIFPTITVLKKNNNNVVIIEVEENEEKPVFFRDKAFIRVGKTNQKLSSSEIKRMILEGHSGVYWDEKICENALKDDIDVDKLKWFVNETNKQRNRDLDPELSIEETLSKLDLVKDGKLTNAAVLLFGKDPQRFVRQAEIQCGRFKGTKAIDFVDRKTFPGNIIDQRTKAIEFVKDHINLKTTIVGTERIDEWEYPIAAIRESITNCICHRNYKLSSNIQIRIFNDRLEFWGCGPLPEHLTVEDIKKPHNSHPRNPLIAKRFFDIKFIEHWGTGIERIIQSCLKAGLPKPIFEIKAGDFVVILNKYKITDEILRELNKRQQKAIDYLFLENRITNKEYRSINIGISRSTALNDLKELVDKGIIALEGSGPGAHYILV; translated from the coding sequence GTGATAAATTTATCAAAGATGATAGAAAATGGAGAGTCTGAGAAAATAGAGTTTAAAAACTCTTTATCTTTACATAACCCTATTTACACAGCTATTTCTGCTTTTTCCAATAAAAATGGAGGTTCAATATTGGTAGGAATAAATGACAATAAAGAAGTGGTTGGAGTTAGTTTAGGTAAAAATACATTGGAAAATTTGGCAAATGAAATCCAAAGAAACACAGATCCTCATATTTTTCCCACTATCACAGTCCTGAAAAAGAATAATAACAATGTTGTCATTATCGAAGTAGAAGAGAATGAAGAAAAGCCCGTATTTTTCAGAGATAAAGCATTTATTAGGGTTGGAAAAACAAATCAAAAATTATCATCATCTGAAATTAAAAGAATGATTTTAGAAGGTCATAGTGGAGTATATTGGGATGAAAAAATTTGTGAAAATGCTTTAAAGGATGATATTGATGTTGATAAACTCAAATGGTTTGTAAATGAAACTAATAAACAAAGAAACAGAGATTTAGATCCTGAATTATCTATTGAAGAAACTTTAAGTAAATTAGATTTAGTTAAAGATGGTAAACTTACTAATGCTGCTGTTTTACTTTTCGGAAAAGATCCTCAAAGATTTGTTAGACAAGCGGAAATACAATGCGGTAGATTTAAAGGCACCAAAGCCATCGATTTTGTTGATAGAAAAACTTTTCCTGGAAATATCATTGATCAAAGAACGAAAGCCATAGAATTTGTAAAAGACCATATAAATCTTAAAACTACTATTGTCGGAACTGAAAGAATAGATGAATGGGAATATCCTATAGCAGCTATTAGAGAATCAATTACTAATTGTATTTGTCATAGAAATTACAAGTTAAGTTCTAATATTCAAATAAGAATTTTCAACGATCGATTAGAATTTTGGGGATGTGGACCCCTTCCTGAACATTTGACAGTTGAAGATATTAAAAAACCCCATAATTCTCATCCAAGAAATCCTTTAATAGCTAAACGTTTTTTTGATATCAAATTTATTGAACATTGGGGAACAGGAATAGAACGGATAATCCAAAGTTGTTTAAAAGCAGGACTTCCTAAACCTATTTTTGAGATTAAAGCGGGTGATTTTGTTGTTATACTTAATAAATATAAAATAACAGATGAAATCTTAAGGGAATTAAATAAGAGACAACAAAAAGCAATAGATTACCTATTTTTAGAAAATCGAATAACAAATAAGGAATATCGGAGTATTAACATCGGTATCAGTAGATCAACAGCTTTAAACGACTTAAAAGAGTTAGTTGATAAAGGAATTATTGCATTAGAAGGTTCTGGACCTGGTGCACATTATATTTTAGTTTAA
- a CDS encoding type I restriction endonuclease subunit R, translated as MLEYNWGYGGIRVESNQNDIKFINEFRTRKQYIDPALKKVGWLTKYIKEEVNPIKSNFKNKNFVYFDGNIEKNVDRFIDYILLDEDNTPLAIIEAKRYSKTPDIGRIQARTYAKDIEEQLTFKIPVFLTNGEKWVFIDEYGIERKISGPFSQTDLKRRRDLYENRKDPRTVKLSTHIVDRPRSVQIVRKLSEHFAECHKTALIEMATGTGKTRVAVTIIDLLIRANMVRNVLFIADRVALIRQAKDNGFKKYFNEPVADLRDGFNPNSRLYVSTVQTLMQGKKGRMFEKFSPGFFDLIVFDEAHRSIYDKNNLLYQYFDSIKIGLTATPRERETQSTVDLFGSATAEYSYDEAVRDGVLVPYSAHIISTKVLGEGIQKDNLDKFLKDILRRQEVDPDNFEPTGAQFDRIFMDDNTNALIIKIFMESCYKSDEGKPAKTIFFCASRHHASHMKEMFGELFPKFSDEVQVITSDMARCEDEVERFKKQSNPRIALSVGMLDTGVDIPEVCNLVFVKPVYSSIRFWQMLGRGTRNLESCKHKDWLPENKKNDFLIFDFMIGGHSNIEYHELERSKGSIVPNDVLTTIFNNRVALLEKDLTPIEKQIISKKISATINNLDEDFFLVREKRSVIAEIKNSADLKDNIGSLIDDISPIIITQFGSNSKVSSFILRAEKLFDYVLERNKEKIEEKRREFTFMIKVVLEKDNLQAVSEKKSQLITAIKPEFWEDLTFEDVEFLVNEVAPLMKYFEPTGQPIVDIPVVDEILSWTEFQKEIKEDEELNRLLERNEAVKKLKEGKGINSLELIKLERELSALKPEITIQSIQKSQNIDFLQFLRDIIHIKREDNPRAMIEKRFDDFITSNQQYNSKQLEFLMLLKMVFAERKHIEMRDLGGPPFEEENPLDLFTYDELKGIVEKCNSIKMC; from the coding sequence ATATTAGAATATAACTGGGGTTATGGGGGTATTAGGGTAGAGTCTAATCAGAATGATATTAAATTTATCAATGAATTTAGAACTAGGAAGCAGTATATTGATCCTGCCCTAAAAAAAGTTGGTTGGCTAACGAAATATATTAAAGAAGAAGTCAATCCAATTAAATCAAATTTTAAAAACAAAAATTTTGTTTATTTTGATGGAAATATCGAAAAAAATGTCGATAGATTCATAGACTATATATTATTAGATGAAGACAACACACCTTTAGCCATTATAGAAGCTAAAAGATACTCCAAAACACCAGATATTGGCCGTATACAAGCCCGTACATACGCAAAAGATATCGAAGAACAACTAACATTTAAAATACCTGTTTTTTTAACTAATGGTGAAAAATGGGTTTTCATTGATGAATATGGCATTGAAAGAAAAATTAGTGGCCCATTTTCACAAACAGATCTAAAAAGACGACGTGACCTATACGAAAATCGTAAAGATCCAAGAACAGTTAAATTAAGTACCCATATCGTGGATAGGCCTAGAAGTGTGCAGATTGTTCGTAAATTGAGTGAACATTTTGCTGAATGTCATAAAACTGCATTGATTGAGATGGCCACAGGTACAGGAAAGACCAGAGTGGCCGTGACCATTATAGACCTTTTAATCAGAGCAAATATGGTACGTAATGTTCTCTTCATTGCTGATCGTGTAGCACTCATAAGACAGGCTAAGGACAATGGGTTTAAAAAATATTTCAATGAACCTGTAGCAGATCTTAGGGATGGATTTAATCCTAACAGCAGATTATACGTCTCCACAGTTCAAACTTTGATGCAAGGTAAAAAAGGTAGAATGTTTGAAAAGTTCTCACCTGGATTTTTCGACCTAATTGTCTTTGATGAGGCACACCGATCTATTTACGATAAAAATAATTTGTTGTACCAATACTTTGATAGTATTAAGATAGGTTTAACAGCTACACCCCGTGAAAGGGAAACTCAAAGTACTGTTGATTTATTTGGATCTGCCACAGCAGAATATTCCTACGACGAAGCTGTAAGAGATGGTGTGCTTGTTCCATACTCTGCACATATAATATCTACTAAAGTATTGGGTGAAGGTATTCAAAAGGATAATCTTGATAAGTTTCTTAAAGACATTTTAAGAAGGCAAGAAGTCGATCCTGATAATTTTGAACCTACCGGTGCCCAATTTGACAGAATATTTATGGACGACAACACCAATGCCCTTATAATTAAAATATTTATGGAATCCTGTTACAAATCTGATGAAGGTAAACCTGCTAAAACGATTTTCTTTTGCGCAAGCAGACATCATGCTAGTCATATGAAAGAAATGTTTGGAGAATTGTTCCCGAAATTTTCAGATGAAGTACAAGTGATAACTTCTGACATGGCCCGGTGTGAAGATGAAGTTGAACGATTTAAAAAACAATCTAATCCAAGAATAGCTTTATCTGTAGGTATGCTTGATACTGGTGTAGATATTCCTGAAGTTTGCAACTTAGTATTTGTAAAACCTGTCTATTCATCTATAAGATTCTGGCAAATGTTAGGAAGGGGTACAAGAAATTTAGAATCATGTAAACACAAAGACTGGCTACCTGAAAATAAAAAAAATGACTTTCTAATATTTGATTTTATGATAGGTGGCCACTCAAACATAGAGTACCATGAGCTCGAAAGAAGCAAAGGATCTATAGTACCAAACGATGTCTTAACTACCATATTCAATAATCGGGTTGCTTTACTTGAAAAGGATTTAACACCTATTGAAAAACAGATAATATCCAAAAAAATCAGTGCCACTATCAACAATCTAGATGAAGATTTTTTCCTTGTAAGAGAAAAAAGATCTGTAATCGCTGAGATTAAAAATAGTGCTGATTTAAAGGATAATATCGGTAGTTTGATCGATGATATTTCTCCGATAATAATTACACAGTTTGGTTCAAATTCAAAAGTATCATCATTTATTTTAAGGGCAGAAAAACTCTTTGATTACGTTCTGGAAAGGAATAAAGAGAAGATTGAGGAAAAACGGCGTGAATTTACATTCATGATTAAAGTTGTTCTAGAGAAAGATAATCTTCAAGCAGTAAGTGAGAAAAAGTCACAGCTTATTACAGCCATAAAACCAGAATTCTGGGAAGATTTAACCTTTGAAGATGTTGAATTTCTCGTCAATGAAGTTGCCCCTCTTATGAAGTACTTTGAACCAACTGGCCAACCCATAGTTGATATACCTGTAGTTGATGAAATTTTAAGCTGGACAGAATTTCAAAAGGAAATTAAAGAAGACGAAGAACTCAACCGACTACTCGAAAGAAATGAAGCAGTTAAAAAGTTAAAGGAAGGTAAAGGAATAAACTCTTTAGAATTAATTAAACTTGAGAGAGAACTTTCAGCTTTAAAACCTGAAATTACCATTCAATCTATCCAAAAAAGTCAAAATATAGACTTTTTACAATTTTTAAGAGACATTATCCACATTAAAAGGGAAGATAACCCTCGGGCAATGATTGAAAAACGTTTTGACGATTTCATCACTTCAAATCAACAGTACAATTCAAAACAGCTGGAGTTTTTAATGCTTCTAAAGATGGTCTTTGCAGAACGAAAACACATCGAAATGAGAGATCTTGGTGGACCTCCTTTCGAAGAAGAAAATCCATTAGATTTGTTTACTTATGATGAATTAAAAGGAATTGTAGAAAAGTGTAATAGTATTAAGATGTGTTAA
- a CDS encoding restriction endonuclease subunit S, which produces MFTEGDLPKVWKIKKLTEICDVRDGTHDSPKYKNEGYPLVTSKNVATGFIDFSDVNLISKDDYDNINKRSYVDDGDILMPMIGTIGNPIIVKKDRKFAIKNVALIKFTKTDVSNKYVKLFLESIHFKHYIKKINRGGTQKFISLKDIRNFPVILPPIEKQNKLIKILEKAEKIKEWRVEADKLTDEYLKSVFLEIYNSASHHPDLKADYLSESLRDVKNGLSRRRKISENKGDIVLRLKDIRENKIDLTELNRIPLNELEKEKYGVERNDLLFIRVNGNKDYVGRCAVFREFNENIYFNDHIMRVKIDSNQFNPIFLAFLINSEYGKKQLKNHLRTSAGQYTINQKGLERLKFYQPDISLQNSFVDLFNKIEILKKDQFNSEIKIKELFDTLMQKAFKGELVC; this is translated from the coding sequence ATGTTTACAGAAGGAGATTTGCCAAAAGTATGGAAAATTAAAAAGTTAACAGAGATTTGTGATGTGCGGGATGGGACCCATGATTCTCCAAAATATAAAAATGAAGGGTATCCTCTTGTCACTTCAAAAAATGTTGCAACGGGTTTTATTGACTTTTCTGATGTGAATTTAATTTCTAAAGATGATTATGATAATATAAATAAACGTTCATATGTGGATGATGGGGATATTTTAATGCCAATGATTGGGACCATTGGTAACCCAATAATTGTAAAAAAAGATCGAAAATTTGCAATTAAAAATGTAGCTTTGATAAAGTTCACAAAAACTGATGTTTCTAACAAATATGTTAAGCTATTTTTAGAAAGTATTCATTTTAAACATTATATTAAAAAAATTAATAGAGGAGGAACTCAGAAATTTATTTCCCTTAAAGATATTAGAAACTTTCCAGTTATTTTACCACCAATAGAAAAACAAAACAAATTAATAAAAATCTTGGAAAAAGCTGAAAAAATAAAAGAATGGCGAGTGGAAGCTGATAAATTAACTGATGAATATTTGAAAAGTGTATTTTTAGAAATTTATAATTCTGCATCTCATCATCCTGATCTAAAAGCAGACTATCTGTCGGAATCATTAAGGGATGTTAAAAATGGATTAAGTAGGCGAAGAAAAATCTCTGAAAATAAAGGCGATATCGTTTTACGTTTAAAAGATATTAGGGAAAATAAAATCGATTTAACTGAATTGAACAGGATTCCGCTAAATGAATTAGAAAAAGAAAAATATGGTGTAGAAAGAAATGATCTATTATTCATTAGAGTGAATGGAAATAAAGATTATGTGGGTCGTTGTGCTGTTTTTAGAGAATTTAATGAAAATATCTATTTTAATGATCATATTATGAGAGTTAAAATTGATTCAAACCAATTCAATCCTATTTTTTTAGCATTTTTAATAAACAGTGAGTATGGTAAAAAACAATTAAAAAATCATTTAAGAACTTCAGCAGGTCAGTATACTATAAACCAAAAAGGTTTAGAAAGATTAAAATTTTATCAACCTGATATATCTCTTCAAAATAGCTTTGTTGATTTATTTAATAAGATAGAGATCTTAAAAAAAGATCAATTCAATTCAGAAATAAAAATTAAAGAATTATTTGACACATTAATGCAAAAAGCGTTCAAAGGGGAACTTGTATGTTAG
- a CDS encoding ApeA N-terminal domain 1-containing protein, translated as MEKFEERGVFWVPEKNVKLSGVLRFDPQEKIELEIFGSKGETNYPLFSGKIHHEIMLGVISGRNVTLYHCHQIKGQIKDNEFMTLIFDINTIFLGYHFKNKKDICFNSLDIEYSYLEDWVDRTGFNVYPILNSKRYIEEYTTTYKYPQNVHAKLDNFQIQIRFRFQPLQYKYKIDLKQDTYLEIIPNEVIHFKEYKQKILDNIQNFLTLGISEPLFPINITGKIKKNNVKNDDKYPNYTNIEIFYRTITAHFPKKQMNTWDMFFSLEDINFNECLNNWFRKYENLKPVIQLYFGILNNPSHLENNFINLAQAIESYHRRTFQGKYMPTKEYKKLSKILKEKIPEKIAKDHKNSLKSKIDFGNEFSLQTRLYEIFEKYEDVLKININNQDEFIKDVKNTRNFLTHYNKNLEIKAKTKNEDLFDLIQKLKFMLEVCFLFELGINSTKIMKLVSQDKRYQTKYQFYD; from the coding sequence TTGGAAAAGTTTGAAGAAAGAGGCGTTTTCTGGGTGCCAGAGAAAAATGTAAAATTATCTGGTGTTTTAAGATTCGATCCTCAAGAAAAAATTGAACTGGAAATATTTGGTTCAAAAGGAGAAACAAACTATCCTCTTTTTTCAGGAAAAATTCATCATGAAATAATGTTAGGAGTTATATCTGGCAGAAATGTAACATTATATCACTGTCATCAAATAAAAGGTCAAATTAAAGATAATGAATTTATGACATTAATTTTTGATATAAATACTATTTTTTTGGGTTATCATTTTAAAAATAAAAAAGATATTTGTTTTAATAGTCTTGATATTGAATATTCATATCTAGAAGACTGGGTTGATCGCACTGGATTTAATGTTTATCCTATTTTAAATTCAAAGAGATATATTGAAGAATATACAACTACCTACAAATATCCACAAAATGTTCATGCAAAATTAGACAATTTTCAAATTCAAATCAGATTCAGATTTCAACCTTTGCAATACAAATACAAAATTGATTTAAAACAAGATACTTACTTAGAAATAATTCCAAATGAAGTTATACATTTTAAGGAGTATAAACAAAAAATACTTGATAATATTCAAAATTTTTTAACTTTAGGGATTAGTGAACCTTTATTCCCTATAAATATCACTGGAAAAATTAAGAAAAATAATGTCAAAAATGACGATAAATATCCCAATTATACAAATATTGAGATATTTTACCGTACAATAACAGCTCATTTTCCTAAAAAACAAATGAATACTTGGGATATGTTTTTTTCGTTAGAAGATATTAATTTTAATGAATGTCTAAATAATTGGTTTAGAAAATATGAAAATCTTAAACCTGTAATCCAATTGTACTTTGGAATTCTTAATAACCCTTCACATTTAGAAAATAACTTTATAAATCTTGCTCAAGCCATTGAATCATATCACCGAAGAACATTTCAAGGTAAATATATGCCTACTAAAGAATACAAAAAATTGAGCAAAATTCTTAAGGAAAAAATTCCAGAAAAGATAGCCAAAGATCATAAAAATAGTTTAAAATCCAAAATAGATTTTGGAAATGAATTTTCTTTACAAACAAGACTATATGAAATTTTTGAGAAATATGAAGATGTATTAAAGATAAATATTAACAACCAAGATGAATTCATAAAGGATGTAAAAAATACAAGAAATTTTTTAACTCATTACAATAAAAACCTTGAAATAAAAGCTAAAACTAAAAATGAAGATTTATTTGATCTAATACAAAAACTCAAATTTATGTTAGAAGTTTGTTTTTTATTTGAATTAGGAATAAATTCAACTAAAATCATGAAATTAGTTTCTCAAGATAAAAGATACCAAACCAAATACCAGTTTTATGATTGA
- a CDS encoding type I restriction-modification system subunit M, translating into MLDPELKSKINKLWDMFWSSGISNPLQAIEQMSYLIYMKRLDDDERAKEQNAKFSEEEYESLFKDCSDCRWSKWNNMAADEMLIHVREKVFPFLRDLGDENSLYRRYMKDAVFAIPTGSLLVETTSIIDEMHIKEQNLDTKGDIYEYLLSELKTSGKNGQFRTPRHIIQMMVKIVDPKVNEIICDPACGTAGFLVNSYRHILKANTSQELIKIDDEGQEYNFKGDKLSKSEYLALKNNSLFGFDFDQTMVRISLMNLMMHGISNPQIDQINTISMRYNQNPNFDVVLANPPFKGSINKDELNDDFSINTTKTEILFLELMYNILNIGGRCAVIVPQGVLFGNSRAHKSIRKKLLEDCRLDAVISMPSGVFRPYAGVSTGILIFTKGEPTAKVGFYDMEADGYTLDDKRTFIDGKGDIPDIIEKFKNSEPELFQDRKAKHFYVPYEEIKENDYSLSISNYKEIEYDEIEYESPDVIKEKILELEKKIIKGLEELDFQMNNRNNLED; encoded by the coding sequence ATGTTAGATCCAGAGCTTAAATCTAAAATTAACAAATTATGGGACATGTTTTGGAGCAGTGGGATATCCAACCCTCTCCAGGCCATAGAACAGATGTCCTATCTTATTTACATGAAGCGTTTGGATGATGATGAGAGGGCCAAAGAACAAAATGCAAAATTCAGTGAAGAGGAATATGAATCATTGTTTAAAGATTGTTCTGATTGTCGCTGGTCTAAATGGAACAACATGGCAGCAGACGAAATGTTAATACATGTAAGAGAAAAAGTTTTTCCATTTTTAAGAGATTTAGGAGATGAAAATTCTTTATATAGGCGTTATATGAAAGATGCAGTTTTTGCAATTCCTACAGGTTCCCTTCTCGTCGAAACCACAAGCATCATTGATGAAATGCATATTAAAGAACAAAATTTGGATACTAAAGGAGATATCTATGAGTATCTCTTGTCTGAACTTAAAACTTCTGGAAAAAATGGACAGTTTCGTACACCTCGACATATTATTCAAATGATGGTTAAAATAGTGGATCCAAAAGTTAATGAAATTATCTGCGACCCTGCATGTGGAACTGCGGGATTTTTAGTAAACTCATATCGACACATTCTAAAAGCAAACACTTCCCAAGAACTAATAAAAATAGATGATGAAGGCCAGGAATACAATTTTAAGGGTGACAAACTCAGTAAAAGTGAATATTTAGCTTTAAAAAATAATTCCTTATTTGGATTTGATTTTGATCAGACCATGGTCCGAATATCACTTATGAACCTAATGATGCATGGCATAAGCAATCCACAGATCGATCAAATAAATACCATTTCAATGCGATACAATCAGAATCCTAACTTTGATGTTGTTCTGGCCAACCCACCATTTAAAGGAAGCATAAATAAAGATGAACTTAATGATGACTTCTCAATAAATACTACTAAAACAGAGATATTATTTTTGGAATTGATGTACAATATTCTTAATATTGGTGGAAGATGTGCAGTTATTGTACCCCAAGGAGTTTTATTTGGAAATTCAAGAGCCCATAAATCTATCAGAAAAAAATTATTAGAGGATTGCAGATTAGATGCAGTAATATCTATGCCTTCGGGAGTATTCAGACCTTATGCTGGAGTATCTACAGGAATTTTAATCTTCACCAAAGGTGAGCCAACAGCAAAAGTTGGTTTCTATGATATGGAAGCAGATGGATACACTTTAGATGATAAAAGAACTTTCATAGATGGTAAAGGAGACATTCCAGACATAATTGAGAAATTTAAAAATTCAGAACCTGAACTATTCCAAGATAGAAAAGCTAAACATTTTTACGTCCCATATGAAGAAATTAAAGAGAATGATTACAGTTTAAGCATATCCAACTACAAAGAAATAGAATACGATGAAATAGAGTATGAATCTCCTGATGTTATTAAAGAAAAAATTTTAGAACTTGAAAAGAAAATTATTAAGGGATTAGAAGAGTTGGATTTTCAAATGAACAACAGAAACAATTTGGAGGATTAA